One genomic region from Listeria monocytogenes encodes:
- a CDS encoding bacteriocin-like WGxF protein (Built to rescue LMOF2365_14255 during structural annotation change regression.), translating into MKIVSISLVNSLLILLVVLIHKIFFRVLLLGYENLFIYWGSFVLIYFILNLITNKILLPKGK; encoded by the coding sequence ATGAAAATTGTTAGTATTTCTTTAGTAAATAGCCTATTAATACTCTTAGTGGTGCTTATTCATAAAATTTTCTTTAGAGTTTTATTGCTTGGATATGAAAACTTGTTTATCTATTGGGGCTCCTTTGTTTTAATCTATTTTATTTTAAATTTAATTACAAATAAGATACTGTTACCTAAGGGGAAATAA
- the licT gene encoding BglG family transcription antiterminator LicT, giving the protein MRIERILNNNIVSAISEDAQELLILGKGLGFNSKVGDPINESKIEKVFELKDDTMDKFKMIVNEIPIQFLEVTDDIVKLFKMKTAKDISDVIYISLSDHLYFATQRLQENVVIENPLSWEVKRFYQEEYAVAKEAAKMVESKLEIELPDAEISNIALHFVNAEVDSDMNDVTHIMQLIQEIISIIKYHFNIEFDEESTNYYRFMTHLKFFCQRVIIGETIDEMDEFLYQTVKKSRGVIFDCIDKIGVFLEKNYQFTMSHSEQFYLALHIERLLKRKNNQ; this is encoded by the coding sequence TTGAGAATTGAGAGGATTTTAAATAATAATATTGTGAGTGCGATTAGCGAGGATGCGCAGGAGTTGCTGATTTTGGGAAAGGGGCTTGGCTTTAATTCTAAAGTTGGTGATCCAATTAATGAATCGAAAATCGAAAAAGTTTTTGAGTTGAAAGATGATACAATGGATAAGTTTAAAATGATTGTAAATGAAATTCCAATACAATTTTTAGAAGTAACTGATGATATTGTGAAGTTATTCAAAATGAAAACAGCGAAAGATATTAGTGATGTCATCTATATTTCTCTTTCGGATCATCTGTACTTTGCCACGCAACGATTGCAAGAAAATGTGGTTATCGAAAATCCACTCTCGTGGGAAGTGAAACGCTTTTATCAGGAAGAATATGCAGTGGCCAAAGAGGCTGCTAAAATGGTGGAAAGTAAGCTTGAAATAGAGCTGCCCGATGCTGAAATTTCTAATATAGCGCTACATTTTGTTAATGCGGAAGTAGATAGTGATATGAACGACGTCACACACATTATGCAGTTAATTCAAGAAATTATCTCTATTATTAAATATCATTTTAACATCGAATTTGATGAAGAAAGTACGAATTATTATCGTTTTATGACCCATCTGAAGTTTTTCTGTCAACGCGTAATTATTGGCGAGACAATTGACGAAATGGATGAATTTCTTTATCAAACGGTGAAGAAAAGTAGAGGCGTTATTTTCGACTGTATTGATAAAATTGGCGTGTTTTTGGAAAAGAATTATCAATTTACGATGAGTCATTCGGAACAGTTTTATCTCGCACTTCATATTGAACGGCTTTTAAAAAGAAAAAATAACCAATAG
- a CDS encoding beta-glucoside-specific PTS transporter subunit IIABC, with protein MDYNQLAKEILQAVGGKNNVNEVYHCITRLRFQLKDQSKVNEKQLKGLDKVMGTNVAGNQFQVIIGNDVPKVFDALAAENPAWKNKETTNKTTRQKGIKGFFSNIFDALSGVFAPILPAIAGAGLIKGFMALFVSLGWLATDTETYRILLAIGDGVFYFLPILVAVSAARYFKANMFVALGIGAALLYPDLTALLSAGTTPHFIGLPVTPVTYAYSVIPILLAIWIMSYVEKWVDRIIPTSLKLLFVPLITMFIVVPLTLVVIGPLGTFVGDGVSGGINWLLNNGGVIGGILIGGAMAIIVMTGMHYAIVPFVISNLAKYGYDKFLPLTYISNMSQAGATFGVFFRAKDKKLKSLAFSTGLTALMGVTEPAMYGINVVYKRPFMASLIGGAAGGGFAMMFGVKAYVLTGNGGIPGLPGLVGDTFVYALIAMALAFIVALIFSYIFGIDEQMVEATPVAEKIAAGTEILQAPVTGELVKMSQVNDTTFADEIMGKSIAIKPNEGKLYAPANGTIISLFKTKHAIAMKSDNGAEILLHVGIDTVKLDGNYFTAHVATGDVVEQGDLLVTFDMEKIAEKYDTTTMMVITNTNEYAVVEAKENGIVTKGNQVMELRSEQNE; from the coding sequence ATGGACTACAATCAGTTAGCAAAAGAAATTTTACAAGCAGTCGGTGGAAAAAATAATGTAAATGAAGTTTATCACTGCATTACCAGACTACGGTTTCAATTAAAAGATCAATCGAAAGTAAATGAAAAACAATTAAAAGGTTTGGATAAAGTGATGGGGACGAACGTTGCGGGGAATCAATTCCAAGTAATTATCGGAAATGACGTACCCAAAGTGTTTGACGCATTAGCAGCAGAAAATCCTGCTTGGAAAAACAAAGAAACGACGAATAAAACGACCCGGCAAAAAGGAATCAAAGGATTTTTCTCAAATATTTTTGATGCGCTTTCGGGCGTTTTTGCACCAATTCTTCCTGCGATTGCGGGAGCTGGTTTAATCAAAGGTTTCATGGCATTATTTGTTTCACTTGGTTGGTTAGCAACAGATACAGAAACTTACCGTATCTTGTTAGCTATCGGTGACGGGGTATTTTACTTCTTGCCAATTTTAGTTGCTGTAAGTGCCGCGCGTTACTTTAAAGCGAATATGTTTGTCGCGCTTGGAATTGGAGCGGCGCTACTTTATCCGGATTTAACTGCTTTACTTAGTGCGGGCACAACGCCACACTTTATCGGGTTACCAGTAACTCCAGTGACGTATGCTTACTCTGTTATTCCGATTTTACTTGCAATTTGGATTATGTCTTATGTGGAAAAATGGGTGGATCGGATTATTCCAACCTCGTTAAAATTGCTGTTTGTCCCATTAATTACAATGTTTATCGTTGTTCCTTTGACGCTTGTTGTTATTGGACCACTAGGTACATTTGTTGGAGACGGTGTATCTGGCGGAATTAACTGGTTATTAAATAATGGTGGAGTCATTGGTGGTATCTTGATTGGTGGTGCCATGGCCATTATCGTTATGACTGGTATGCACTATGCAATTGTTCCATTTGTTATTAGTAATTTAGCAAAATATGGTTATGATAAATTTTTACCGTTAACTTATATTTCCAATATGAGCCAAGCGGGAGCGACTTTCGGTGTGTTTTTCCGAGCAAAAGATAAAAAACTGAAATCATTAGCATTTTCAACTGGTTTAACTGCATTAATGGGCGTAACGGAACCAGCGATGTACGGGATAAACGTGGTATATAAACGTCCTTTCATGGCATCGTTAATTGGTGGGGCTGCTGGTGGCGGCTTTGCAATGATGTTTGGTGTAAAAGCGTATGTCTTAACTGGTAACGGTGGTATTCCAGGACTTCCAGGTCTTGTCGGAGATACTTTTGTTTATGCATTAATTGCGATGGCCTTAGCATTTATCGTAGCTTTAATTTTCTCTTATATTTTCGGTATTGATGAGCAAATGGTAGAAGCAACGCCTGTAGCAGAAAAAATAGCAGCGGGGACAGAAATTTTGCAAGCTCCTGTTACTGGTGAATTAGTAAAAATGAGCCAAGTAAATGATACTACTTTTGCTGATGAAATTATGGGTAAAAGTATTGCGATTAAACCAAATGAAGGTAAACTTTATGCTCCAGCTAACGGCACAATCATTTCGCTTTTCAAAACAAAACATGCGATTGCTATGAAGTCAGATAATGGCGCTGAAATATTATTACACGTAGGCATTGATACAGTGAAGCTTGATGGTAATTACTTCACGGCACATGTTGCGACGGGTGATGTAGTGGAACAAGGAGATTTATTAGTAACGTTTGATATGGAAAAAATTGCAGAAAAATATGATACAACCACGATGATGGTAATTACAAATACCAATGAATACGCAGTGGTAGAAGCTAAAGAGAATGGTATTGTAACGAAAGGTAATCAAGTAATGGAATTAAGGAGTGAGCAAAATGAGTAA
- a CDS encoding multidrug effflux MFS transporter, whose translation MEKNIETKKINLALLVCLVGFPQISETIYTPSLTEIAKGYGVSLNLAQMTLSIYFLAFAVGVFFWGVSSDFLGRRKAMNFGIFIYILGCFVCLFSNNITMLFIGRFVQAFGASTGSVTTQTILRDNYHGNDRHHLFSKISAALAFSPAIGPLIGGFIGQYYGFRVVFLFLVVMGMILLFWSLKRLPETKTVNATSFSVQKIVVTGKKMIFDRYTIAFGALIGIFNGILFSYYSEAPTIFIERFHFNQSQYGFMGCAVATATILGAWLSNWRLKQNSPHKIIKEGILLAIIGTLALSVVAIFPLTNQVILYILFISIILAGIGMALPNCLSLALVKFQEVAGTAGAFLSLGYYVIVSLCTFFIGVLHSGSMLVFPSFCLVLLLIALLCIKIATRNNR comes from the coding sequence ATGGAAAAAAACATCGAAACAAAGAAAATCAATTTGGCATTACTTGTTTGCCTTGTGGGATTTCCACAAATTAGTGAAACTATTTATACACCTTCTTTAACCGAAATTGCTAAGGGCTATGGGGTATCGTTAAACCTGGCTCAAATGACTTTAAGCATTTACTTTCTTGCTTTTGCAGTTGGTGTCTTCTTTTGGGGCGTTAGTTCCGATTTTTTAGGTCGACGAAAAGCGATGAACTTTGGGATATTCATCTATATTCTTGGTTGCTTCGTCTGCCTTTTTTCAAATAATATTACAATGCTTTTTATCGGACGGTTTGTTCAAGCATTCGGCGCAAGTACAGGTTCTGTTACAACACAGACCATTTTGCGTGACAACTATCACGGAAATGATCGCCACCATTTATTTTCAAAAATATCTGCCGCTTTGGCATTTTCACCAGCAATCGGGCCATTAATTGGTGGGTTTATCGGACAATATTACGGCTTTCGCGTGGTATTTTTATTTTTAGTAGTTATGGGAATGATATTGCTGTTCTGGAGTTTAAAACGACTACCAGAAACAAAAACAGTGAACGCTACCTCCTTTAGTGTGCAGAAAATCGTCGTAACTGGTAAAAAAATGATATTTGACCGCTATACAATTGCTTTTGGAGCGCTAATTGGTATTTTTAATGGAATATTGTTTAGTTACTACTCTGAAGCTCCTACTATTTTTATTGAGAGGTTTCATTTTAATCAGAGTCAGTATGGCTTCATGGGGTGCGCAGTGGCTACGGCAACTATTTTAGGAGCTTGGCTATCGAACTGGCGCTTAAAGCAGAATTCACCTCATAAAATCATTAAAGAAGGTATTTTATTAGCCATTATCGGCACATTAGCTCTTAGCGTGGTCGCGATTTTTCCGCTAACGAACCAAGTTATATTGTATATTCTTTTCATCTCTATTATCTTGGCAGGAATCGGCATGGCTTTACCAAATTGCTTAAGTCTAGCACTAGTGAAATTTCAAGAAGTTGCCGGTACAGCTGGTGCCTTTTTAAGCTTAGGTTATTATGTAATTGTCAGTCTTTGTACTTTCTTCATTGGCGTTTTGCATTCGGGATCAATGCTTGTATTTCCCTCATTCTGCCTAGTATTACTTCTAATTGCCTTGCTTTGTATAAAAATAGCTACTAGAAATAATCGCTAA
- the gshAB gene encoding bifunctional glutamate--cysteine ligase GshA/glutathione synthetase GshB — protein MIKLDMTMLDSFKEDPNLRKLLFSGHFGLEKENIRVTFDGKLALTPHPAIFGPKEDNPYIKTDFSESQIEMITPVTDSIDSVYEWLENLHNIVSLRSENELLWPSSNPPILPAEEDIPIAEYKTPDSPDRKYREHLAKGYGKKIQLLSGIHYNFSFPEALIDGLYANISLPEESKQDFKNRLYLKVAKYFMKNRWLLIYLTGASPVYLADFSKTKHEESLPDGSSALRDGISLRNSNAGYKNKEALFVDYNSFDAYISSISNYIEAGKIESMREFYNPIRLKNAHTDQTVESLAEHGVEYLEIRSIDLNPLEPNGISKDELDFIHLFLIKGLLSEDRELCANNQQLADENENNIALNGLAQPSIKNCDNEDIPLADAGLLELDKMSDFIKSLRPEDTKLRAIIEKQKERLLHPEKTIAAQVKQQVTKEGYVDFHLNQAKTYMEETEALAYKLIGAEDMELSTQIIWKDAIARGIKVDVLDRAENFLRFQKGDHIEYVKQASKTSKDNYVSVLMMENKVVTKLVLAEHDIRVPFGDSFSDQALALEAFSLFEDKQIVVKPKSTNYGWGISIFKNKFTLEDYQEALNIAFSYDSSVIIEEFIPGDEFRFLVINDKVEAVLKRVPANVTGDGIHTVRELVEEKNTDPLRGTDHLKPLEKIRTGPEETLMLSMQNLSWDSIPKAEEIIYLRENSNVSTGGDSIDYTEEMDDYFKEIAIRATQVLDAKICGVDIIVPRETIDRDKHAIIELNFNPAMHMHCFPYQGEQKKIGDKILDFLFD, from the coding sequence ATGATAAAACTTGATATGACCATGCTTGATTCTTTTAAAGAAGACCCTAATCTCCGGAAGCTTTTATTTTCTGGACATTTTGGTTTAGAAAAAGAAAATATTCGCGTAACTTTTGATGGAAAATTGGCCCTTACGCCACATCCAGCTATTTTTGGTCCAAAAGAGGATAACCCATATATTAAAACCGATTTTTCGGAAAGTCAGATTGAAATGATTACCCCAGTGACGGACTCGATTGACTCTGTATATGAATGGCTTGAAAATCTTCATAATATCGTTTCGTTACGCTCCGAAAACGAACTACTTTGGCCATCTAGCAATCCGCCCATTTTACCAGCGGAAGAAGATATTCCAATTGCTGAATATAAAACACCCGATAGTCCGGACAGAAAATACCGCGAACATTTAGCAAAAGGCTACGGTAAAAAAATCCAATTATTATCTGGCATTCATTATAATTTCTCATTCCCGGAAGCTTTAATTGACGGATTATATGCCAATATTAGCCTCCCAGAAGAATCGAAGCAAGATTTTAAAAATCGTCTATATTTAAAAGTTGCAAAATACTTTATGAAAAATCGCTGGTTGCTTATTTATTTAACTGGCGCAAGTCCGGTTTACCTTGCTGATTTCTCGAAAACGAAGCACGAAGAATCCCTTCCAGACGGTAGTAGCGCGCTTCGTGATGGAATTTCTCTTCGAAATAGTAATGCTGGGTATAAAAACAAAGAAGCTCTTTTCGTTGATTACAATTCATTCGACGCTTATATTTCTAGCATCTCTAACTATATCGAAGCAGGCAAAATCGAGAGTATGCGCGAATTTTATAACCCAATTCGTTTGAAAAATGCGCATACCGACCAAACAGTCGAAAGTTTAGCGGAGCACGGCGTGGAATATTTAGAGATTCGCTCTATTGACCTAAATCCACTTGAACCAAATGGCATTTCTAAAGACGAGCTTGATTTTATTCACCTATTTTTAATCAAAGGTTTGCTTTCAGAAGATCGTGAGTTGTGCGCAAATAATCAACAATTGGCCGATGAAAATGAAAATAATATTGCCCTAAATGGCCTCGCGCAGCCCTCAATAAAAAATTGCGATAATGAAGACATACCACTCGCAGATGCTGGGCTTTTAGAACTCGACAAGATGAGCGACTTCATCAAAAGTCTGCGACCAGAAGACACCAAACTCCGAGCAATCATCGAAAAACAAAAAGAACGTCTGCTACACCCTGAAAAAACGATTGCTGCACAAGTGAAACAACAAGTAACAAAAGAAGGCTACGTGGACTTCCATTTAAACCAAGCCAAAACTTATATGGAAGAAACCGAAGCTCTAGCCTACAAATTGATTGGCGCAGAAGATATGGAGCTTTCCACCCAAATCATATGGAAAGACGCCATTGCGCGTGGCATCAAAGTCGACGTATTAGACCGAGCTGAAAACTTCCTTCGCTTCCAAAAAGGCGACCACATTGAATATGTAAAACAAGCGAGCAAAACGTCCAAAGATAATTACGTTTCCGTTTTAATGATGGAAAACAAAGTCGTTACAAAGCTTGTACTTGCAGAACACGATATCCGAGTGCCCTTTGGCGATAGTTTTAGTGACCAAGCTCTTGCTCTTGAAGCATTCTCCCTATTTGAGGATAAACAAATCGTCGTTAAACCAAAATCCACCAACTATGGTTGGGGAATTAGTATTTTCAAAAACAAATTTACGCTAGAAGATTACCAAGAAGCTTTAAATATCGCATTCAGTTATGATAGCTCTGTCATTATTGAGGAGTTCATTCCTGGCGACGAGTTCCGCTTCTTAGTTATTAACGACAAAGTTGAAGCTGTACTAAAACGTGTCCCCGCTAACGTAACCGGCGACGGAATTCATACAGTGCGCGAGCTGGTCGAAGAAAAAAACACAGATCCTTTGCGCGGAACAGATCATTTGAAACCACTTGAAAAAATCCGTACTGGTCCAGAAGAAACTCTAATGCTTTCCATGCAAAACCTTTCTTGGGATAGCATTCCTAAAGCAGAAGAAATCATCTACCTTCGCGAAAACTCCAACGTCAGCACAGGTGGCGATAGCATTGACTATACTGAAGAGATGGACGATTACTTCAAAGAGATAGCTATTCGCGCTACACAAGTACTTGACGCCAAAATTTGCGGCGTAGACATAATTGTTCCACGTGAAACAATTGATCGCGATAAACATGCTATCATTGAGCTAAACTTCAACCCAGCGATGCACATGCACTGCTTCCCTTATCAAGGAGAGCAGAAAAAAATTGGTGATAAGATTTTAGATTTCTTATTTGACTAA
- a CDS encoding ATP-binding cassette domain-containing protein has product MKIRNLTKKMDDNLVLKDVSFDLKAGEITALIGRNGVGKTTLFSTMTGIYLPDEGDVFLDEESIFKHPEVKQQLFFLEDNMNHFNTYSVQTVVKIYRQIYTTFDEAFFNELMQQFELPMKAKLMSFSKGRKALFFIILAFSLNVRFLLLDEPLDGLDIIIKKQILATIKDTVKKRGTSVVIASHRLEELEAIADRVIVLKGASVELDYYLEDMRTDAVKIQVAFKTKKIPGFVKNNAQLLYRNGRIYTLLVTENASSFLAELRLEEPVLLEEMSISIEDIFTVHLANDKIDYYEI; this is encoded by the coding sequence ATGAAAATTCGGAACTTAACTAAAAAGATGGACGATAACTTGGTTTTGAAGGATGTTTCATTTGATTTAAAAGCGGGGGAGATTACCGCGTTAATTGGTCGAAATGGCGTTGGGAAGACAACTCTATTTTCAACGATGACGGGAATTTATTTGCCTGATGAGGGCGATGTTTTCTTAGATGAAGAGAGTATTTTTAAACACCCGGAAGTGAAGCAACAGCTGTTTTTCTTGGAAGATAATATGAACCATTTTAATACATACAGTGTACAGACAGTTGTTAAGATATATCGGCAAATTTATACGACTTTTGATGAGGCTTTTTTTAATGAATTAATGCAGCAATTTGAACTGCCGATGAAGGCTAAGCTAATGTCTTTTTCAAAAGGACGAAAAGCCTTATTTTTTATTATTTTAGCTTTTTCACTCAATGTTCGATTCTTGCTGCTAGATGAACCGTTGGACGGGCTAGATATCATTATTAAAAAGCAGATTTTAGCAACGATAAAGGACACGGTGAAAAAACGAGGAACAAGTGTAGTGATTGCATCTCATCGTTTGGAAGAACTCGAGGCAATTGCGGATCGAGTGATTGTTCTAAAGGGTGCGAGCGTGGAACTAGATTATTATTTAGAAGATATGCGGACCGATGCAGTGAAAATACAAGTTGCATTTAAAACGAAAAAAATACCTGGTTTTGTGAAAAATAACGCGCAATTATTGTATCGTAATGGGCGGATTTACACGCTTCTGGTGACTGAAAATGCCAGCAGTTTTCTTGCTGAATTACGTTTAGAAGAGCCGGTTTTGCTGGAAGAGATGTCTATTTCGATAGAAGACATTTTCACGGTGCATTTAGCAAATGATAAAATAGATTATTACGAGATTTAA
- a CDS encoding glycoside hydrolase family 1 protein has protein sequence MSNTKFPDGFMWGGATAANQFEGGYNLGGKGLACADLFTGGTHTEPRRITAQLEESTFYPSHEAVDFYHHYKEDIKLMAEAGFKVFRMSINWTRIFPTGKEAEPNEEGLQFYEDVFNELKKHQIEPLVTIAHFDIPLALTNEVNGWASRDLIDYYLHFCEVIFKRYKHLVKHWLTFNEINTATMEIGNYLSLGIRHAEGDFLHQKDDPKVRYQALHHQFVASAKAVKLGHSINPDFMIGCMIAYMPRYPRTCEPSDVLLAKQTEAMHSHFCGDVHVKGYYPFYAKTFFKDNGIELEFDPEDEQILREGTVDFYTFSYYLTLCASNDPAYKNSGKSVIGGAENPYLKTNDWGMQTDPVGLRIALNDLYTRYNIPLMVVENGLGAFDKLEDDGTINDPYRIDYFKEHILQMHKAIQDGVDLIGFTIWGCIDLVSASTGEMAKRYGIIYVDKYDDGTGDYSRKKKASYYWYKDVISSNGEIGLEE, from the coding sequence ATGAGTAATACGAAGTTTCCAGATGGCTTTATGTGGGGCGGGGCGACCGCGGCTAACCAGTTTGAAGGCGGTTATAATTTAGGCGGAAAAGGACTTGCCTGTGCGGATTTATTCACTGGTGGAACGCATACAGAGCCAAGAAGAATTACCGCACAATTAGAAGAATCCACTTTTTATCCAAGTCATGAAGCAGTGGACTTTTATCACCATTATAAAGAGGATATTAAGTTAATGGCAGAAGCTGGATTTAAAGTGTTCCGGATGTCAATAAACTGGACTCGTATTTTCCCGACAGGAAAGGAAGCAGAGCCTAACGAGGAAGGATTGCAGTTTTATGAAGATGTTTTTAATGAGCTGAAAAAACATCAGATTGAACCGTTAGTGACGATTGCTCATTTTGATATTCCGCTAGCATTAACAAATGAGGTGAACGGCTGGGCATCACGAGATTTGATTGATTACTATCTTCATTTTTGTGAAGTGATTTTTAAACGTTATAAACATTTAGTAAAACACTGGTTGACTTTCAATGAAATAAATACTGCAACAATGGAAATTGGGAATTATTTATCGCTTGGGATTCGTCATGCGGAGGGGGATTTTCTTCATCAAAAAGATGACCCAAAAGTGAGATATCAAGCGCTTCATCATCAATTTGTTGCTAGCGCAAAAGCGGTAAAACTAGGACATAGCATCAACCCAGACTTCATGATTGGCTGCATGATTGCTTATATGCCACGCTACCCGCGTACTTGCGAACCATCCGATGTTTTGCTAGCTAAGCAGACGGAAGCAATGCACAGCCATTTCTGCGGCGACGTTCATGTCAAAGGTTATTATCCTTTTTATGCAAAAACGTTTTTTAAAGATAATGGCATTGAGCTTGAATTTGATCCAGAAGATGAACAAATTTTGCGAGAAGGCACGGTTGATTTTTACACATTTAGCTATTATCTAACGCTTTGTGCATCCAACGATCCTGCCTATAAAAATTCGGGAAAAAGTGTTATCGGAGGGGCTGAAAATCCTTATTTAAAAACAAATGATTGGGGAATGCAGACAGATCCTGTAGGGCTTCGGATTGCGCTGAATGACTTATATACTCGCTATAATATTCCGCTTATGGTAGTTGAAAATGGTTTAGGAGCCTTTGATAAATTGGAAGATGATGGGACGATTAATGATCCGTATCGAATTGATTATTTCAAAGAGCATATTCTTCAAATGCATAAAGCGATTCAAGATGGTGTTGATTTGATTGGCTTTACTATTTGGGGTTGTATTGACTTAGTGAGCGCATCTACAGGGGAAATGGCCAAGCGTTATGGCATTATTTATGTGGATAAATACGATGATGGAACCGGCGATTATTCGCGTAAAAAGAAAGCATCCTATTATTGGTATAAAGATGTGATTAGTTCAAATGGTGAAATTGGATTGGAAGAGTAA
- a CDS encoding PTS lactose/cellobiose transporter subunit IIA, translating to MEGMELASFQIISSVGAARSCIIEAMKLGRQRDFTEAYKKIDEANEFLSEGHKNHVQLIQKEADGGDVQISILFMHAEDQFMTTYTLRDVAYEMIAIWKEMK from the coding sequence ATGGAAGGAATGGAACTCGCATCATTTCAAATAATTAGTTCTGTTGGCGCCGCAAGAAGTTGCATTATTGAGGCGATGAAATTGGGAAGACAAAGAGATTTCACAGAAGCATATAAAAAAATTGATGAGGCTAATGAATTTCTTAGCGAAGGTCATAAAAATCATGTGCAGCTAATTCAAAAAGAGGCAGATGGTGGAGACGTACAAATTTCTATCCTCTTCATGCACGCGGAAGATCAATTTATGACAACATATACATTACGCGATGTAGCTTATGAGATGATTGCTATTTGGAAAGAAATGAAATAA
- the ychF gene encoding redox-regulated ATPase YchF, which yields MALTAGIVGLPNVGKSTLFNAITKAGAEAANYPFATIDPNVGIVEVPDHRLNKLTELVKPKKTVPTTFEFTDIAGIVKGASKGEGLGNKFLSHIRQVDAICHVTRCFDDENITHVEGRVDPLDDISTINLELILADLETVEKRIGRVEKLSKQKDKDAVAEYNVLVKLREAFENDKPARAIEFNEEEEKIVRNLFLLTRKPVLYVANVSEEDVSSPDDNKYVQQVREFAASENSEVIVVCARAEEEIAELEDEDKLEFLEALGIEESGLDQLIRSAYTLLGLATYFTAGVQEVRAWTFIKGMKAPQCAGIIHTDFERGFIRAEVVAYDALLEYGSEQAAKEAGKVRLEGKEYEMKDGDVVHFRFNV from the coding sequence ATGGCACTTACAGCTGGTATTGTCGGGCTTCCTAATGTTGGGAAATCGACACTTTTTAATGCAATCACAAAAGCAGGAGCAGAGGCTGCGAATTATCCGTTTGCGACGATTGACCCGAACGTAGGAATTGTTGAAGTTCCTGACCACAGACTAAACAAACTAACGGAACTTGTTAAACCGAAAAAAACTGTTCCAACTACTTTTGAATTTACAGATATCGCCGGAATTGTAAAAGGTGCTAGTAAAGGGGAAGGACTTGGAAACAAATTCTTATCCCATATTCGTCAAGTGGATGCGATTTGTCATGTAACTCGTTGTTTTGACGACGAAAACATTACCCATGTAGAAGGCCGAGTAGACCCACTAGACGATATTTCTACAATTAACTTAGAACTTATCTTAGCGGATTTAGAAACAGTAGAGAAGCGTATTGGGCGCGTTGAGAAGCTGTCTAAACAAAAAGATAAAGATGCTGTGGCTGAATATAACGTTTTAGTTAAACTACGTGAAGCATTCGAAAATGACAAACCAGCTCGTGCGATTGAATTTAACGAAGAAGAAGAGAAAATCGTTCGCAACCTTTTCTTACTTACAAGAAAACCAGTTTTATATGTAGCAAATGTAAGTGAAGAAGATGTTTCTAGTCCGGACGATAACAAATATGTACAACAAGTACGCGAATTCGCTGCGAGTGAGAACTCTGAAGTTATCGTAGTATGTGCTCGCGCTGAGGAAGAAATTGCTGAACTTGAAGACGAAGATAAGCTAGAGTTTTTAGAAGCGCTAGGAATTGAAGAATCTGGTTTAGACCAATTGATTCGTTCTGCGTATACATTGCTTGGCTTAGCGACTTACTTCACAGCAGGCGTTCAAGAAGTTCGTGCTTGGACTTTCATCAAAGGAATGAAAGCTCCACAATGTGCCGGAATCATTCATACTGATTTCGAACGTGGATTCATTCGTGCTGAAGTTGTTGCATATGATGCCTTACTTGAATATGGCTCAGAGCAAGCAGCAAAAGAAGCAGGTAAAGTACGCTTGGAAGGTAAAGAATACGAAATGAAAGATGGAGATGTTGTTCATTTCCGCTTTAACGTTTAA